One Pichia kudriavzevii chromosome 3, complete sequence genomic window carries:
- a CDS encoding uncharacterized protein (PKUD0C02640; similar to Saccharomyces cerevisiae YDL122W (UBP1); ancestral locus Anc_2.307), protein MWIPILVSLLILVVSSIYMLFNREEGEEKEIKPGPFIGGLANDGNTCFINSIIQSLASSTAFTDFLNQHDKTFIKTLNKLLSELNVHREKSKLFSTKPLLKVMNDSPSRHLFFGYNQEDAQEFYQNLMKQIESEVKEKDEKEEEDEKERKKTPLNLVTPVDGIQTEEIKCTNCGESSGKRNTVVSGLSLSIPKGTRHTFDLNELLDEFVKPELIDGVECNRCTLTYVKDSLESNLQNIDNEKLSLKIRERIDEISKVLRETTIPDDVFQKFSTTNMVKHVTKAKSTFISKPPPLLCIHINRSVYDPARGMVRKNSSKINFPIKLDLSEYMAPDSNEDSSYTLKSVVSHWGTHNYGHYTCHRWHNDNWYAISDDEVSLCTEENVLKSDGTYMLFYELANKSILHPNL, encoded by the coding sequence ATGTGGATCCCCATCTTGGTATCCTTGTTAATATTAGTTGTATCTTCAATATACATGCTGTTCAATAGAGAAGAGGGGGAGGAAAAAGAGATCAAACCGGGCCCGTTTATTGGAGGTCTAGCCAATGATGGTAATACCTGTTTCATCAACTCAATCATCCAATCGTTGGCCTCCTCAACTGCGTTTACAGACTTTTTAAACCAACATGACAAGACCTTCATTAAGACACTGAACAAACTGCTCTCTGAGTTGAACGTCCATCGAGAGAAGTCCAAGCTGTTTTCCACAAAACCATTGCTGAAAGTGATGAACGATTCGCCAAGCAGGCATCTCTTCTTCGGGTATAACCAGGAAGATGCCCAAGAGTTCTACCAGAACTTGATGAAGCAGATCGAGTCTGAAGTGAAGGAGAAGGACgagaaggaagaagaggacGAGAAGGAGAGGAAAAAGACTCCCCTCAACTTGGTTACCCCCGTTGATGGCATACaaactgaagaaattaaatGCACTAACTGTGGTGAGTCTAGCGGTAAGAGAAATACAGTTGTCTCCGGTTTATCGCTGTCGATACCGAAAGGTACCCGACACACATTTGATTTGAACGAGCTGCTCGACGAGTTTGTCAAACCAGAACTGATTGACGGTGTCGAATGCAATAGGTGTACGTTGACCTACGTCAAGGATTCACTAGAATCGAACTTACAAAACATAGACAATGAGAAACTATCCCTGAAAATTAGGGAGAGAATCGACGAAATCAGCAAAGTTCTAAGGGAAACCACCATTCCCGACGATGTGTTTCAGAAATTCTCTACAACAAACATGGTCAAGCATGTCACCAAGGCCAAATCTACATTTATATCAAAACCTCCTCCGTTACTCTGCATACATATAAACAGGTCAGTTTACGACCCAGCGAGAGGTATGGTAAGGAAAAACTCATCAAAGATCAACTTCCCTATAAAACTGGACTTGAGCGAGTACATGGCGCCAGACTCTAATGAAGATTCAAGTTACACTTTGAAAAGTGTGGTTTCTCATTGGGGGACCCACAACTATGGCCACTATACTTGCCACCGTTGGCATAACGATAACTGGTATGCTATAAGTGACGACGAGGTCTCTCTATGTACAGAGGAAAACGTACTCAAGAGTGACGGCACTTATATGCTATTTTACGAATTAGCAAACAAGAGTATTCTTCATCCAAACCTTTAA
- a CDS encoding uncharacterized protein (PKUD0C02650; similar to Saccharomyces cerevisiae YNL027W (CRZ1); ancestral locus Anc_2.303) produces the protein MADQEDIAHLFPEIHIEDTDLGYIESLDSLDELANFNTLDTITGLDPLDGFNFNAEYTSNTDTNFDTNTGIDTNFNTNTNTGTNTNTNININTNNIHQQLLLHDDHDILRQLAQQDNLHTLGHSIPPPRLILETSPSHSPSLPPNSPALSDASSLNGIHSLHSPRDSPSFPHSQPLSPSPPPSPYQGSSHSPSPYQSLSPSPSSLLPPDFHSMRRGRQLSHSSRSRSASTSSQRSLDSTHSDSSNYSNYSNYSNYSDVSPPIGPSGTYDCPHCPKSFSRPYNLKSHLKSHTNDRPYECPHCHKRFARQHDRKRHIDLHSGLKKFQCWGEIPNSTLTWGCKKRFARTDALRRHFHTDNGKRCIKPLCDALDSKLDSVEELEHSIKLAMDSALAIVRKNESS, from the coding sequence ATGGCCGACCAGGAGGACATTGCGCATCTCTTCCCGGAAATCCACATTGAGGACACCGACCTCGGCTACATTGAAAGCCTCGACAGTCTGGACGAACTGGCAAACTTCAACACTCTAGATACAATCACCGGATTGGACCCCCTCGACGGCTTTAACTTCAACGCCGAATACACCTCTAATACCGACACAAACTTCGACACCAATACTGGTATCGATACAAActtcaacaccaacaccaacactggtaccaacaccaacaccaacatcaacatcaacaccaacaataTCCACCAGCAACTACTTCTACATGACGACCATGACATACTTCGACAACTGGCACAGCAGGACAATCTGCACACCCTCGGACATTCCATACCTCCACCTAGACTCATACTAGAAACGTCACCGTCTCACTCTCCTTCCCTACCTCCAAACTCTCCTGCACTATCAGACGCTAGCTCTCTTAACGGTATCCACTCCCTCCACTCTCCTCGAGATTCTCCATCATTTCCACATTCACAACCACTATCACCTTCTCCACCTCCATCCCCCTACCAGGGTTCATCTCATTCCCCATCCCCTTACCAATCACTATCACCGTCCCCTTCGTCCTTGCTACCGCCAGATTTCCACTCCATGCGTCGTGGCAGACAACTCTCCCATTCCAGTCGAAGTCGTAGTGCATCAACTTCCTCCCAACGAAGTCTCGACTCAACTCACTCAGACTCCTCAAACTATTCAAACTACTCAAACTACTCAAACTACTCAGACGTCTCTCCTCCAATAGGCCCCTCGGGGACATACGACTGCCCCCACTGCCCAAAATCATTCTCCCGCCCTTACAACTTGAAGTCCCACCTCAAGTCGCATACAAACGACCGCCCCTACGAATGCCCTCACTGCCATAAGCGTTTTGCTCGACAGCACGACCGTAAAAGACACATTGATCTACATTCCGGTTTAAAGAAGTTCCAATGCTGGGGCGAGATCCCAAACTCAACTCTCACCTGGGGGTGTAAAAAAAGGTTTGCTAGAACAGACGCCTTGAGGCGCCACTTCCATACCGATAATGGTAAACGTTGTATTAAACCATTATGTGACGCACTAGATTCAAAACTAGATTCcgttgaagaattggaacATTCTATAAAGTTAGCAATGGATTCCGCCCTTGCTATAGTAAGGAAAAATGAAAGTTCCTGA
- a CDS encoding uncharacterized protein (PKUD0C02660; similar to Saccharomyces cerevisiae YJL079C (PRY1) and YKR013W (PRY2); ancestral locus Anc_1.291) has product MHTALALALLLSPLVQGAPLIETITEVAVTTEVVVQTHTLGVDSETSSSSLLLEETTTPETISSTPTPTTTDIPTSTTPITTNTPALATTTSSIPTSTSSSTSTSSSSTSTSSTTPSSSNAETLLNAHNAKRALHGVPDLVWDDTLYAYAAQYAANYDCSGTLTHSGGPYGENLALGYTLEGAIDAWYAEGDNYDYGSCSVLNHFTAVVWKSSTHVGCATKQCNNAWGEYLICSYSPAGNVVGECSENVLPLV; this is encoded by the coding sequence ATGCACACTGCCCTAGCTCTCGCTCTCCTTCTATCACCACTAGTTCAAGGTGCTCCTCTCATTGAAACCATCACTGAGGTTGCAGTGACAACAGAGGTTGTTGTGCAAACACACACCCTAGGAGTCGACTCTGAAacctcctcttcctctttgttGCTTGAAGAAACTACAACCCCAGAAACCATCTCTTCAACTCCAACTCCAACTACTACCGATATTCCAACTTCTACAACTCCAATTACTACCAATACCCCTGCTCTTGCTacaacaacttcttctaTTCCCACATCCACCTCTTCCTCCACATCCacctcttcctcctccaCTTCtacttcatcaacaactccTTCATCCTCAAACGCTGAAACCCTCTTAAACGCACACAATGCAAAACGTGCTCTTCACGGCGTGCCAGACCTTGTCTGGGACGACACTCTTTACGCGTACGCTGCCCAATACGCGGCAAATTACGATTGTTCAGGAACTCTCACTCATTCTGGTGGACCTTATGGTGAAAATTTGGCTTTAGGTTACACCTTAGAGGGGGCAATTGACGCATGGTACGCAGAGGGGGATAATTATGATTATGGATCTTGTTCTGTGTTGAACCACTTTACCGCCGTTGTTTGGAAGAGTTCGACCCATGTAGGGTGTGCAACTAAACAATGCAACAATGCTTGGGGGGAATACCTCATTTGCAGTTACTCTCCAGCGGGTAATGTCGTTGGTGAATGTTCAGAGAATGTCTTGCCTTTGGTATAA
- a CDS encoding uncharacterized protein (PKUD0C02620; similar to Saccharomyces cerevisiae YIR023W (DAL81); ancestral locus Anc_2.651), with protein sequence MQEDNVTVPSTKSGTPNANNPGNRIVSQSNNEVNTNNSNSRAKSFDNNPNVNSSDNKASMDTPSLFPFDMSSWEDTPDMNFMMDPHHASVDSPSIISSVVSPMNNLNQLGGLNLQSMTNISGLNMNGIQGFNNMSNMGTMPVLSNVNSMNKMGSLNHLNNLINLNIQQQQQQQQQHKNAQEQSKKLTEVSGPSIDYSAQLQHYQNLLLETQGLLNMKQQMQQKSPGSNADTPQPNTPQSVNTASYNNSQQNMIQQLLQLAQMQQNLQQSQPQIPLQQQINQNLASSISAAFQSGVPNLPQDVNALQSYITQFSNLQQHQLFPQQQLQLNAQSTQPPIKFSPNDGRLEAPSKLKKKAEVPQPRTKIRPCDHCRRRKIKCVMIPDLRSCKSCQQKGIKCTFNENTTVKRNIQPLEQDNKRMKFEDPTIEPPPNVLVRDVPPIKDYSKMQGDSLLKKTLSLQFPRSSFYIGPTSIYDPLFLDKVSLDKIDQLQINKTRSIRKVSNNIQFMLRDDFSEMLYEQSEKDSDTVEKYVAPHGQILIDLYFKMVHPSFPVLHKKIFLEKYSRTHREFGASLLAAVYLLAIQWWDYEPRLAKFPKPDVLSLHRFAIRTFADIIQRPKLSAVQAGLLLLQCQSLASSNLLSMKDKQNKKTQIDQRTKEERDKHILETQLQLYNQNNWLLCTQVVGLAEELGLGLDCSHWRLPKWERGLRRRLAWAVYSQDKWSSLVESRPSHISDQTNWLVKPLTDDDFPEKTNDMANNNSSEFPGVDVELGKESFKHGILLSVILSEILSSLYTPRAIAECNSINTVLKIAKPLQLKLREWYHSLPKYLQMGASGSGKFNVNGNLQLSYFATEILLHRRIISTLYNQTRSSQAFSPASASNNSTPSAFSEPQSSSQSQQPSTIPPPPPQLIAVCRNAAKTRLTASIGFVRELDSSHMQSFWHSSASRNFASIGVFAVLLYVTSLDADEASIYREHIMDYRWILKANAETFGIAKEALRLIDGVIKNIPGLWNEYDDVSMDAVSKNVNFEQSNLNLHKRTVSNNNYGANSGDSPQSMASPKQANSKTTNTIGRVSQNATPLNSPVPPSPLSGRMNFENSKNVNKQRTKSPIMNRSLKPGKSSGDPKSATSPERTPIVRTPTPVLRSQSMASTPNQNAQGRISKDSNNSVEKQGKEDMEKREASVKEKAQELFRVDNKDSIMNMKEALDISGSSEHRSSVDRTTNNDGEKVAAAQHRSSGDGSQANEDNSSNTGKLNLAMLTQMQMQKLLGMGNENGTH encoded by the coding sequence ATGCAGGAAGACAACGTGACTGTGCCTTCCACTAAGTCGGGTACACCGAATGCCAACAACCCTGGAAACAGGATTGTCTCCCAGTCCAACAATGAGGTAAACACAAACAACTCAAACTCTAGAGCAAAATCTTTTGACAACAATCCAAACGTAAATAGCTCTGACAACAAGGCCAGCATGGATACTCCGAgtttatttccttttgacATGTCGAGCTGGGAAGACACTCCCGATATGAACTTCATGATGGATCCTCATCATGCAAGTGTGGACTCACCCTCCATAATCTCAAGCGTGGTGTCTCCAATGAACAACCTCAATCAACTTGGTGGGTTGAACCTTCAAAGTATGACAAACATTTCAGGTCTAAATATGAACGGTATACAAGGATTTAACAATATGAGTAATATGGGCACAATGCCTGTGTTAAGTAACGTGAATAGTATGAACAAAATGGGAAGCTTAAATCATCTGAataatttgataaatttgaatatacaacaacagcaacaacagcaacaacaacataaAAATGCCCAAGAGCAGAGTAAGAAATTAACAGAAGTGTCTGGGCCGTCTATTGATTATTCGGCACAGCTACAACACtatcaaaatcttcttttAGAAACCCAAGGTTTACTTAATATGAAGCAACAGATGCAGCAAAAGTCGCCAGGATCAAATGCAGATACTCCCCAGCCAAACACACCACAAAGTGTAAACACAGCTAGTTATAATAATAGTCAACAAAATATGATCCAACAACTTTTGCAGCTGGCACAAATGCAGCAAAATTTGCAGCAATCACAACCACAAATACCgttgcaacaacaaatcAACCAGAACTTGGCATCATCTATTTCAGCTGCATTTCAATCTGGTGTCCCAAACTTGCCTCAGGATGTCAATGCTTTACAATCGTATATAACCCAATTTAGCAACTTGCAGCAGCACCAACTCTTTCCACAACAGCAACTACAACTGAATGCACAGTCTACACAACCACCAATAAAGTTTTCCCCAAATGATGGTCGTCTAGAAGCACCGTCCAAGCTTAAAAAGAAGGCTGAAGTCCCCCAGCCACGTACCAAAATAAGGCCTTGTGATCATTGTCGGCGTCGGAAAATCAAATGTGTCATGATTCCCGATTTACGCTCATGTAAATCATGCCAGCAAAAGGGAATCAAATGTACGTTCAACGAAAACACAACTGTCAAAAGAAATATACAACCATTAGAACAAGACAATAAACGGatgaaatttgaagatccaACTATTGAGCCCCCACCAAACGTGTTGGTTAGAGACGTTCCCCCCATCAAAGACTATTCCAAGATGCAAGGAGATTCATTGCTCAAGAAAACTCTAAGTCTACAATTCCCCAGGTCTTCGTTTTACATTGGTCCAACCTCCATCTACGATCCTTTGTTTCTAGACAAGGTATCGTTGGATAAAATTGATCAGCTTCAGATCAACAAAACACGGTCAATTAGGAAAGTTTCCAATAACATTCAATTTATGCTACGTGACGATTTTAGTGAAATGTTATACGAACAGTCTGAGAAGGATTCAGATACGGTTGAGAAGTATGTTGCCCCCCATGGACAGATCTTAATTGATCTTTATTTCAAGATGGTTCATCCATCATTTCCCGTTTTACATAAGAAAatatttcttgaaaaatattcaagaaCACATAGAGAATTCGGAGCTTCCTTACTAGCGGCAGTTTATTTGTTGGCAATTCAGTGGTGGGATTATGAACCACGACTTGCGAAGTTTCCAAAGCCAGATGTTTTGTCCTTGCATAGGTTTGCAATTCGTACTTTTGCTGACATTATTCAAAGACCCAAATTGAGTGCAGTCCAAGCTGGTCTTCTTCTACTCCAATGCCAATCTCTAGCATCGTCCAATCTTCTGTCAATGAAGGAtaaacaaaacaagaaaacacaaattGACCAAAGGACTAAAGAGGAGCGAGATAAACATATACTTGAAACCCAGCTCCAACTTTATAACCAGAATAATTGGCTACTTTGTACCCAAGTAGTTGGGTTGGCAGAAGAACTAGGTTTGGGTTTGGACTGCTCACATTGGAGATTACCAAAGTGGGAGAGGGGTTTACGCCGTAGGCTTGCGTGGGCGGTCTATTCGCAAGATAAATGGTCGTCCCTAGTTGAATCGAGGCCATCACATATTAGCGATCAAACCAATTGGCTTGTTAAGCCATTAacagatgatgatttccCGGAAAAGACCAATGACATGGCCAACAATAATAGTTCAGAGTTCCCaggtgttgatgttgaattggGTAAGGAATCTTTCAAACACGGTATTTTGTTGTCTGTTATTTTGAGCGAGATATTATCATCACTGTATACACCTCGTGCAATTGCTGAGTGTAATTCGATCAATACGGTTTTGAAGATTGCCAAGCCTCTACAACTGAAGCTCCGTGAGTGGTATCACTCATTGCCCAAATATTTACAAATGGGTGCATCTGGCAGTGGAAAATTTAATGTCAATGGTAACTTGCAACTATCCTACTTTGCAACTGAAATTTTGCTTCATAGAAGAATCATTTCGACGTTGTACAATCAAACAAGAAGTAGTCAGGCTTTCAGCCCAGCTTCAGCGTCTAATAATTCTACACCAAGTGCTTTCAGTGAACCACAATCGTCTTCACAATCACAGCAGCCTTCAACAATTCCGCCTCCGCCTCCCCAATTAATAGCGGTTTGTAGGAATGCTGCAAAGACTCGATTGACAGCTTCCATTGGATTTGTTCGAGAGCTAGATTCCAGTCATATGCAATCTTTCTGGCATTCAAGTGCATCAAGAAATTTCGCAAGCATTGGTGTCTTTGCTGTTTTGCTTTATGTTACCAGTTTAGATGCTGATGAAGCATCGATTTATCGTGAACACATTATGGATTACAGATGGATTTTGAAGGCAAATGCTGAGACTTTTGGTATTGCAAAGGAAGCGTTGAGATTGATTGATGGTGttataaaaaatattccGGGGTTGTGGAATGAATATGATGATGTATCGATGGATGCTGTCTCTAAAAATGTGAATTTTGAACAATCCAACTTGAATTTACACAAACGCACTGTAAGTAATAACAATTACGGTGCCAATAGTGGCGATTCTCCCCAAAGTATGGCATCACCAAAGCAagcaaattcaaaaacGACAAACACCATAGGCAGAGTATCACAAAATGCAACACCGCTGAATTCGCCGGTTCCGCCTTCTCCATTGTCTGGACGTATGAACTTTGAGAACAGCAAAAATGTTAACAAACAAAGAACGAAATCACCAATCATGAATCGGAGTCTCAAGCCAGGAAAATCCAGTGGGGATCCAAAATCAGCCACATCACCTGAGCGAACACCTATTGTTAGGACCCCGACTCCAGTATTAAGATCGCAGAGTATGGCATCTACCCCCAATCAGAATGCACAAGGCCGGATTAGCAAAGATAGTAATAATTCGGTGGAAAAGCAAGGAAAAGAGGACATGGAGAAACGAGAAGCCTCCGTAAAGGAGAAAGCGCAAGAGCTGTTCAGAGTAGATAATAAAGATTCCATCATGAATATGAAAGAGGCATTAGATATTTCAGGTTCTAGTGAACACCGAAGCAGTGTTGACAGGACTACTAATAATGATGGTGAGAAAGTGGCAGCAGCTCAACATCGCAGTAGTGGTGACGGCTCGCAAGCAAATGAGGATAACTCCTCCAATACTGGGAAATTAAACCTGGCAATGCTCAcacaaatgcaaatgcaaaaGCTGCTTGGTATgggaaatgaaaatggaacCCACTGA
- a CDS encoding uncharacterized protein (PKUD0C02630; Pfam Domains: Glyco_hydro_3(1.8e-08)|Acetyltransf_1(3.5e-06)) → MLQNSREIGKLLFAGLREKYFTSECDAATLMRNHHVRCFILQIHNFVSIEQFMRLINDLQGYAYKMQFDSPLIIAINEETYNFLTRVVQIKELTLFPTYMALTATRDINKIFDVGKAMGIELKSIGINMVFGPSLDICSKVVMDVIGTNSFGVNPDEVIRFGGAFLYGLKEGGLITNVGHFPGIGKSYVHRIGEVPVLLDSLSALESFNCLPFKKIIEHNLVDSVLVSTVLIPNAVSKDANACLNPKIVDGMLRNDMNFDKLVIAENIEVQDLYVKYGIGQAASIAIAYAHCDMVMVVSNFEYQLEALEYLSKAFSDGNYQSTLINAIRRIDEFLGKVSWSDDNIKVNSIILDEHRELAITAFKKSITLVKNLENLIPLKHYNNPSNNIFGSSEVLTFTPNLNETYRKVVKLLKSGNDKHGISASNIVYTTKRFTSDIKRKIAGSWMVILFADDLCSNHYILDLIKEINDCLTSSQHLVVVSADSPYYFFNDESLVPTFICTYGDSYEALKLVPELIFGNYEACGVIPGEINKEKDFQGVLSELSNSEYTNGNDRSKFEILLNKPSRKEIDIDESYKMTLQAGELNTSTKMKIKSWVVEEFDGTRDSSLFNMLKSSIVSNSNRLIDLDMFTRTWEFTEYFSDFYKTFVVRNPTLNLVYGMVVVIVDDISKIGHICYMMVSKGKRRQGVGEALHQHAIKYMTIDRNCTTILLGCTFPMFSIFPPNIIDEIFTVLEYLRTKNQFNLDVDDVSMQLIGFFKSFGWSYTRQNKGLCQLSRKILMILNYKDWTFPMKDNSYEFLQNVIDLSIRFDIEDDATSGFNVTLKKLRNGEFDDYEEMLFPQMYSATKLVIEHELKEVAQGFKRNTFCIYARINGVICGGCIVYTSHSRLSLFYPFIEHVKGSTDEVIAGITGFFINYKTENGNKTGRGNINDNELIKLGILSACIEILHSLGIDKCLLHNIHKDDNELYRDCGFQTFLEYCACYGSKQAFEWIV, encoded by the coding sequence ATGTTACAAAATTCAAGAGAAATAGGGAAACTTCTCTTTGCGGGGCTCAGGGAGAAGTATTTTACAAGTGAATGTGATGCGGCCACGTTGATGAGAAACCACCATGTACGGTGTTTTATCTTGCAAATACATAACTTTGTAAGTATTGAGCAATTTATGAGATTAATCAATGATTTACAAGGATATGCCTATAAGATGCAGTTTGATTCACCTTTAATCATAGCTATAAATGAAGAAACATACAACTTTTTAACTAGAGTAGTACAGATTAAAGAGCTAACGTTATTTCCAACATATATGGCATTAACGGCTACCCGTGACATAAATAAGATATTCGATGTTGGGAAAGCAATGGGTATTGAATTGAAGTCAATAGGCATAAATATGGTGTTTGGCCCAAGTTTGGATATTTGTTCTAAAGTTGTGATGGACGTGATTGGGACTAACAGTTTTGGTGTAAACCCTGACGAGGTTATAAGATTTGGCGGAGCTTTTCTCTATGGACTCAAGGAGGGCGGTCTTATTACCAATGTTGGGCATTTTCCTGGAATTGGTAAAAGCTATGTTCATAGAATTGGTGAAGTCCCAGTCCTATTGGATTCATTGTCAGCATTAGAGAGTTTCAATTGTTTACcctttaaaaaaatcattgagCATAATTTAGTCGATTCAGTATTGGTATCTACAGTTTTAATACCTAATGCAGTGAGTAAAGATGCTAATGCTTGCTTAAATCCCAAAATAGTTGATGGAATGTTAAGAAATGATATGAACTTCGATAAATTGGTTATTGCGGAAAATATAGAGGTTCAAGATCTGTATGTGAAGTATGGTATAGGCCAAGCAGCCTCAATAGCCATTGCTTATGCGCATTGTGACATGGTCATGGTAGTCTCTAACTTTGAATATCAACTGGAAGCATTGGAATATTTAAGTAAAGCATTTTCTGATGGAAATTATCAATCAACTTTAATTAATGCAATCAGgagaattgatgaattcttAGGTAAGGTATCTTGGTCAGATGATAATATCAAAGTAAATAGTATAATTTTGGATGAGCATAGAGAGTTGGCCATCACAGCTTTCAAGAAATCGATTACTCTGGTtaaaaacttggaaaacTTAATACCACTGAAACACTATAATAATCCAAGtaataatatttttggCAGTTCAGAAGTTCTAACATTTACaccaaatttgaatgaGACATATAGGAAAGTGGTAAAGCTTCTTAAAAGTGGTAATGATAAGCATGGTATTAGTGCTTCTAACATAGTATACACTACCAAAAGATTTACCAGTGatataaagagaaaaattgCTGGGTCTTGGATGGTTATACTTTTTGCTGATGACTTGTGTTCGAATCACTATATACTTGATTTGATtaaagaaataaatgacTGTTTAACTTCTAGTCAACATTTGGTGGTTGTATCTGCTGATTCGCcctattatttttttaatgaTGAATCTTTGGTGCCTACATTTATATGCACATATGGTGATTCTTATGAAGCTTTAAAACTGGTTCCGGAATTAATATTTGGGAACTATGAAGCATGTGGCGTTATCCCGGGAGaaataaacaaagaaaaggatTTTCAGGGTGTTCTCAGTGAATTATCAAATAGTGAATATACAAATGGAAACGATAGgtcaaaatttgaaatattaTTAAACAAACCAAGTCGAAAGGAAATTGATATAGATGAATCATACAAAATGACACTACAGGCTGGTGAATTGAATACCAGcacaaaaatgaaaataaaatcctGGGTGGTCGAAGAATTTGATGGTACTCGAGATTCTTCCTTGTTCAATATGCTTAAATCCAGTATAGTTAGTAATTCCAATCGTTTGATTGATTTAGATATGTTTACTAGAACTTGGGAGTTTACGGAATATTTCAGTGATTTCTATAAAACTTTTGTTGTCCGAAACCCAACATTAAATTTGGTTTATGGAATGGTCGTGGTTATAGTCGATGATATCAGTAAAATTGGACATATCTGTTATATGATGGTTAGTAAAGGTAAGCGAAGACAAGGTGTGGGTGAAGCATTACATCAACATGCTATTAAGTATATGACAATTGATAGAAATTGTACAACAATTCTACTGGGATGTACTTTCCCTATGTTTAGCATTTTCCCACCAAACATTATAGACGAGATATTTACCGTTCTGGAGTATCTGCGAACGAAAAATCAATTTAAccttgatgttgatgatgtaTCGATGCAGCTAATTGGGTTTTTCAAGTCATTTGGTTGGAGTTATACGAGGCAGAACAAAGGCTTGTGTCAGCTAAGCAGGAAGATactgatgatattgaactACAAGGATTGGACTTTCCCCATGAAAGACAACAGTTACGAATTCTTGCAAAATGTAATTGATCTAAGCATCAGGTTTGATATCGAAGATGACGCCACTAGCGGGTTCAACGTCACTTTAAAAAAGCTGAGAAATGGCGAATTCGATGATTATGAAGAGATGTTATTTCCTCAAATGTATTCTGCTACAAAACTAGTTATCGAACACGAGCTAAAAGAAGTTGCACAAGGGTTCAAGCGAAACACGTTTTGCATATATGCAAGAATAAATGGGGTTATATGTGGGGGATGTATAGTGTACACCAGCCATAGTAGGCTATCTCTATTCTATCCATTCATTGAACATGTGAAGGGTAGTACGGATGAAGTTATTGCAGGAATCACGGGGTTCTTCATAAACtataaaactgaaaatggCAATAAAACTGGCAGAGGCAAcatcaatgacaatgaaCTGATCAAGTTGGGAATTTTATCAGCGTGCATTGAGATTTTGCACTCTTTGGGTATTGACAAATGCCTCTTGCATAATATCCACAAGGATGACAATGAGTTATACAGGGATTGTGGATTTCAAACCTTCTTGGAATACTGTGCTTGTTACGGTAGTAAACAAGCATTTGAATGGattgtttga
- a CDS encoding uncharacterized protein (PKUD0C02635), producing MFLVLLFVMAVMVLAVVMLPTMSGLVTYTRTSKHREELSSSQSHKQTDFYETPDVEEEEEEEKELNSGKTSGLKAKLRITEADLPVKLELVGEGELKRRVRSTHKGPTSGDPTVYDYDIDELIAEENAREEMEKRAVYGSADV from the coding sequence ATGTTCTTGGTACTTCTGTTTGTGATGGCCGTCATGGTCCTGGCGGTTGTTATGTTGCCAACCATGTCTGGGCTAGTGACATATACACGTACCAGTAAACATAGGGAAGAACTTTCTAGTAGCCAGAGTCATAAACAGACTGATTTCTATGAGACGCCTGATGttgaggaggaggaagaggaggagaaagaaCTCAATTCAGGTAAGACCAGCGGGTTGAAAGCCAAGCTGCGTATCACGGAAGCGGACTTGCCTGTGAAGCTCGAACTGGTTGGTGAGGGAGAGTTAAAGAGACGTGTGAGAAGCACGCACAAAGGGCCAACGAGCGGTGATCCGACTGTGTATGACTATGACATTGACGAGCTTATTGCGGAGGAAAATGCACGGgaagaaatggagaagAGGGCTGTCTATGGAAGCGCTGATGTTTGA